cGCGTAACTAAGATATGTTCGATATCTCCTAGCAACTAATCAAAAGCATGCCAGTTGCGCATTGAGTTGTCGCACCGTTTTCTAGGGGCGGCTGCCTGCTTTTGTTTCGTAAGCCTGTTCTTTCAAAGAGAGagccctccttctctctctctctctctctctctctctcgctctctgtcgcttctctctctttccttctggCTCTATTTGATTTGGCGGCCCAAATAGTTCCTACAACCTGTATAGAAGTTCCAGTTTTACAGATTAAAATGTGTACGAGCTAGTACATATGATCAGTAAGTAATTGATTGTTTCCAGCGTCTGGTCTCTCTGATGAAAATGGTTGGGATTAACCAAGACAGGCTACAGAGGTATATCGTCAGCAGATGACACTCGATAAGTTTCTTTAGATGCTACAGCAATGTCACTCTGTTTTGCAATTCTTTTGTCCAGACAAGAAGGCTTTCTATCTTGCGCCAGAAGAGTAAAattgttctgtttgttgttggttttgtcgATGGAAAAGGAGCAAAGTACTGTTTCCCAGTTTGGGGCTAGAGGGATCTATCGTTTACGCATCGCACCGcttcgtttttgggggcgatTGACTGAATTTAAGTTACAGTGTTACTATGAAGCACACTGCACGAACATTGTCTAAACTCTATTTAAAGCTACTTCATGAATTTTCGTTAATTATTTTTGTTGATCTCTATTGTGGCCAGCGTATGTGTACGAATTAATGCAggggttttgattgttttttttttattacattgtttggtttgtttgcttttgcttacatctttctctctctgtctccgtcTCCGTTTATCGCTATATTTGTGCCTAAGGTTACACTCTCTCATTGATTTCCGGTCAGTTTGCTGCTATCAACTAGTAATAactcgtgtgtgtttttttttaattttccttcgtcTATACTCGCTACACTACAGCTTAttcctttttgcttcatttcctttcattcCCCTAGTACattgggtttcttttttgttatcATTTCTAGCTAAATATCAATCGCATCCTTTGAAGCACTTaaaaattttgaaaacacTGCTATCACCATTTATTGTaattcgctctctcgcttcgCTCCCTCTTCGCACCAACGGCCATTCCCAGGCCGCCCAACAAATGTCGTGTATTTTAATACTGTAACAAAACGGATTCgccacggacacacggagCTAGCTCTAGCTAAAGCCACTAGTGTCCAGGTAGCGCAGGGTCGTTCgttaatatttgatttgcttcCAACGCTGCTTCTGTTACCGGCGGACCGTGACACGGGcgcttcgtgttttttttttattacttttgaTGCGCggaacagcaccaccaaagGAGAAAGTGGCATGTGGTTACGAGCATAACAGATATGCGGGGAAGGCAAACGAAGCATGCAACGGGCTAAAAACAACGACAGCAACTCCTACCATTGATTTCTGGTCAACTCCGGGTTTTACacatattaattaatttgattgTTCTGTTTCAAGTAAACCCTTGTTTTAACCttgtggttttcttttgttccatacaccagcaacagcaattcgCGCTTATGAGCTAAGGTtgacaatcacacacacacctacacacactcacacacaaggATGTACCCGGCCAAGGGCATTCTCTACCAGGGACCAGAAACCAGTGTTATGCACAGTTCAGTGTTAGCGAATGAATATGATCGCGTATCGTTCCTCGATTCGTCGATTCGGCTTCGATTCAGTCaactcttcctcccttccctgcaCTGCTGACTGACTGCTGCGAGCGGGAGCCCCATCTTGGAGCTACAGTAGAGATACTAGAGGTCACAGTCATCTAACGGTAACGGTAGAATAGTGTCGTCAGCTAGCATAGTAAACAGTAGCTAATTGTAATAGACTCTACTTTATGCTACATTTTGACACTGCTTCGTTTCAATTCCTCGCTGCACCTCGTCCTTCTCATCCTACTCCACTTCACGAGTCACTTCGTTAATCTACAAAAAGGTAGAAAGTAAGACAGGATACGCACCCCTCCCTTCTTTTTGCTGTGTAGcaacgtgtgtatgtatgctcGAAATTGACATTCTGATTATCGACCGTTTCATATGACTAAGTCGCACTCCGCCCCTCTTTGCAACCAGACAAGGAGCACTCGGTTTGGTTCGACCATAAAGTTTTCATtcgtcctccctcccccccccccccggctcCACCCTCTGTTTTGTTATTTATGATTCGCCCTCGAACTGCCGGCAGCTTCTGgcttgctgtttgttttttgttttgtgacgACGCATGCACCTTAGCTCTTAATCTCAGTAAAACAGTATTGGTCTTTCACAGTTTCTTCTCCGAAGGCAACATAGGATGTGTATAGTACACTGATTTCGTTTGATAGTTTGAAACGTTCGTTTTGGATTTCGGCACACATTTCGAACCGAACCACTGGTTCGCCGTGCAACCAGACGTTTCTGTATGATCACTTTCGTCCATTGAATACAGCTCGAGTAGAAGAAAACGGAGGCTAAATGGTAGTTAAACAATCAAATGCTAACTGGGGGAAACCCAATGTACAGTTTAACAATCCAGTTTGActggatttggatttttttctctctctctctctctccacgcTCCTGGATTGTACACGGTTACAGAGTGTTTAACAGTAGTTTAATTTCTAGATCTCTCTTTGTATCTGTACTTCTTGACAAAGTTGATTGTATTCTCTAGATAAATGCAACAGACTCGCCTCGCCCCACAAATACCAGCTATCACATGCTCTGAATACAATgggattttcaattaaaatcgaTGATCTGTgatttgcttcgcttttctttcgttcaccAAATTAACAAGGGATGCCCGAGGAGTGTAATAGAATAAAACGCATTGTTAGATTCAACAGAATACATTTTAAAATGGCGCCACTAGTAGTTCAAATATCATTTTAATGATGAAAGTTAATCTGATAGATACCGGAGCACTCCCGCTCGTTACTAATCTCTAGTTCATGCACGAGCAGGGGTTAGAGACCGAGAAGCCCCTCTTCATCGTCCCATCCAACCACCATGTTACATATGCTCTTGTCCCTGTTTCTTTTCCCAATTCATTTTTACCGCCGAAGTGAAGTGATTCGGTGTGCTTTGGTCCGCgttgtttcaatttcatttccttcgtaACTCGTGAGCCGGGAGCCGGGAGCCGTAATCTGAGCCGTCGTCCGTTCCTTCCTGTTTGCTGCAAAACCTAACAAAGATCACACTGGCTCCGCCGCTCCGCAAAGAAAGACAAGTTTCTGGTTCGTTCTCGGCTTCCGGGTTTCGGGTGCGCCGTACTCATGAATATTTAAATATCGTTGACGTATCCGCCGTCTTTCTCCTTTTGCTTTACCCCGTTCCCATTTGGTGTTCGTAGTGCTTgcgtgcttgcttgctggcttggtttcgcttttcttttcacttctCTGTCGACGCGCTTTCCGGTCGAAGACGGTTAGTGGTGTAGCGTCATCGTTTGGCACCTCATCTTCCGGCCCTGAGCTCCGGTGCGGTACGGGGTTCGTGGGCTGGTTGGCGTAACCCAAATGGTCGATTTTATACAGTTTTCATTTTGCCATTTCGGTCCCGTGCGGAGCGCTACCGGGAGTGGGGTTGGATCGGGTGTTTGATTTTCGCATTGTTAGTAAAATTCGGAGCGGCGAAGggcttttttccctttctgtcGCTGAGCCAAAACGCTTCAAACCGTCTGGCCTCCGGGCGTTAAGGGTCAGCATTTGGATTTAGTGGTCCTGGTgaggctggttggctggctggtggtttggCCGAGGTCATGAAAAAGGGATcgcttctatctctctctctctctctgtgtagtTCGCTCACTTATCCAGTAAAAGGGAAAGGGTAAATGAGCAGTAAAGTGAGTGCTTATGGATGAAAATGATCAGCTAACGCGTGGAAGGACCCCAGACCAGCCGGTGGTTTCAGTTTCCCGTATTCCGACAGCGGATACGGAACTAGCAAGGTCTCCACAACACAAACCACTACTTGTGTgatgttgttcttgttgtttttggctGTGAGGAAAGTTTTGCAATCACTTTAGCCCCAGATTCAAAACAATGGATCCGCTACGATGCCGTGAACTGTTGGCCACAAGTATCCGGATCTCGTCTTCATCCCCGACCGGCGTTCCTCGAGcatgtttgttattttttttataatgtttTACTATAGGAATGTTTGCTTAAGATAGCTGTACCGATCATCGGAGTCGATTTAAAAGAGATGTACCCATAtctgggtgtatgtgtgtgtgtttgttttggttcaaTATAGATTGTAGCTCGATGATGACTCTGTTAATGCACCGATCAGCATCAGTGGCCTCTTTTACCCTTTCGTTCTTCCTCTCGTTTGTTTCACTAACTCATTTGTACAGTGGTAAACATTTGAATGATTGTTACAGTGGAGGGGAAAGGAGAGTGTGCGCAGGATTTCCGTGTGTTGCGTTTGTGTTCGGTTGGTTTGCGCTCCTTCGCTTTGTGTTGGTTCTCATTGATTCATAAGTAGAAGGAGAgttcgtagtagtagtagtaatagtagtagaagaTTCAAAGCATTTTCACCTTATCCTAACACGCTCCTTTGATAGGCACATATTTGCTATTACATACTCCCATCAACCCATATATCTGATCTagttggctgctggctgctgacgTGGCGTCTGTTGCGTGACGTCATTTTCAAATTCTCAACTGCTGGCTACACTTGTTTCGCTACTGAAATTGCTCGCTAATGTTAATGTTGGCTGCAGCCATATCCGTCTGCCGTGCGCGTTCCCCTCACGATAAGTGATCGCGATGCTCCTGACCTTTGGCGGTATAACAGTAGAAGGTGTGAGAGGGATGGCGGTGACCGACGGCGGGAAAAGATAGAAAGATGTTTCACCAAAGTCCCTTTGCCAGCAGACACCCGGATATTACTATTACCTAAGTGGTTTTCAAGGAACCACCTACCATACCGTCTTCGAGGGACGCGACCAAGGTTGTGGCCAAATGTACTATTCTATCTTCCTAAAACACGGGATATTGTCACGAGTACGGGGGTTTGGGGGttgatttgttttacaaaTAGACGACAGGTGTTCGCTTTTGGTCCTTTTTAGAAGTGAAATGTAATGAAATCGAAGAtgaaccacgaaccacgaggGTAAATAGAAGTGTCCATTGACTAGACGATGACCTCCAATGACTAGGCGATGACAGTCTGGGCTAACCGGGCAGTGCTAGTGgtccccaaaacaaaaccctgCTTCACGCATCGCGATTCATTGTCAGCAACACGGTCGGACACCGTTGAGATGATGAGGTtgtcaaatcaatcaatccgaTCCGTCGCAGATCGATCTGGTCGTCCAGTTTTAGCTTCTACGAAGCGTTCACTGAGGCAAGACCTCGAAGGGGGCGTTAGAAAGGGTGTTTTGTGGGTCCAAGACGACAGTTTTTGGAGTTTTCTTCTGGACGGATCGAGagagttgttgtttgtttgtttttttggagaGCCCGGCGTTGTGACAACGGGAACTGAaacgatgagatgatgatgagtggccAGAGCTCATGGGGGGTGACTAGAACAGTGTCTCCTTGGACCACTTGCGCGAGGGCCCCGGTATACAGGGATCGTTCGCCGAGAGGGAACCGGCCGCGGAGGACggatcgtcatcctcgtcgatCGCCAGTATCGGCAGCTCGAGAATCACAGAAGGACTTTTGAtgccggtgttggtgctggtggtggtggtggcgttggtgctgctgctgctaggggtGATGGTAGTTTTGGTGTTGCCGCTCCCGCTACTTCCCTTAATTATAACATTAACCTCTACattgcgttgctgttgttgttgttgctggtgctgctgtctaGCATTGGATCCGGTGGAACTCGAATCAGACCGAACCGAGCCACCATTGTTATTGCGTTTGGTGGCGCTGCTACTGGTCGAGctgcaccggccaccgtcCGTGTGTCGGTGGCTTCCCGATGATTGATGCCGCCCCGTGCCCCGTgaccgatcatcatcgtccggtGCGTGCACGGTCACGATCGGTGTGCTCGTCGCTCGCACCgtccgctgccgctgctcatcgagcgtcgtcgctgtcgtcgtcgtcgtcttgggaATGGCACCGAGTGGTGACTGTCTCCGCCGGCTGTCATTTAGTTGCTGTCTTTCGATGATTGCTTTGGTTTCGATCCGATGGTTTCCGGTGCTCGCGACCCGATCCGAGCGGTTGCTAATTGAAAGACTACTTATATAGCTAGTATCAGTtgtcggttgttgctgttgttgctgttgttgctgttgttgctgatgatgtggCGGCCGCCTCCGATCATCATGCTCGACCTCGAAGGTTGTGGTCGATGCGACGTtgtcgagctcgagctcgtcTTCACCCTGCGCCAGGGTCGACTGTCGCCGGTAGAGGGCCGAGCTGCGGCCAGACCGCATACCCTTCTCACCAActgccttctcctcctgttgttgcaccgcttcctcctcctcttcctcgtagGGCATCGTGAGGCTCAGCTCGTCACTGTCGGTGCTGAACTGCTGCAGATCCTCGTCCGTATCGGCACCACTGTCgtcaccgaacaccgaatCCGAACCGCAGCTCTTCGGTTCCGTATCCTGGCAGTCGGCCGACGACATCCGGAAGGAACTGAGGGAGGCAAGCGGTGCACGGCGTACCGGTACGGTGACACCATTGGTGCCCTGGTGCCCCGTCGTGCTACTGATGCTACTGATGATAAGTGCACTATTGCTGTACGGATGCTGGCCGGTACCGGCGGTCCCACACCGAGCATCGCGCAACGTCGCTATGCTAAGATCCTCGAGGTGGCTGCTATGGCGGGCGGTCGACGGTGGCCGCTGCTGACGGTACCCGAAGCCGTCTTCGAGGCAACCACTGCCGATCGGATACTCGGAGATGCAGTCGATGGAACTGTCGGCGTCAGCGTACGGAGCGGCCGATCGTGCACCGACGGCCGTCGCCGACGGTCGCAGCAGTTGTTCCTCCGCCCGGCGCCGTTCTCGTTCCCGGTCCGCCGCGCTGCGctgttggtggccaccggtaccgTTGCCGCTCGTCGACGGTCGCTCGTAATCGTGCGTCCGGTGCGCAATGCGTTCGCTCGGGCAGGGCGATGATTTTGGCGTCGGTTCGATAATGTTGATACCGGGATAGAACGGTTCCCAGTCGGCCGTATCGTCGCGGCTCTGCTGCCGCGACGGGGACCGCGAGATCGGTGGTAAAGAGGAAAGGCCGAGCGTGATGGCCGAGCAGCGCCGCTCCAGGAACGAGCTCTCGGTGCTGCAGCACGTCATTGCGCTGCTGCGCCGCGATTCGTTGCACTGTAAGGAAAGGGCGGGGCgggaaagaggaaagaggGAGAATGAAGCACTGCACGTCGGGGCGTCCGGATGATGGCCGGTGACCTTACCTTACTCGGCACGGACAGGTAGTTGGTCGGGAAACCGATTTCGGCCGTCGTCGTGAACTGATCGAACTCATCGTCCGCCTCCTCGCCGTCGCTCTCGAGCACGTAATCGTCCTGACCGAAGCTGCCACCCATGTTGTAGGCACTGAGCACCCGcgacgacaccgacacacTGTTCCGGTGACCCCGCGTACTGCTGTACGAGAAGCGGCGCGATGGATTGAGCAGACTGCTGTAGCCACCGCTGATCGAGGACATTCGGCGGCCGCGGCTTAGCATTGGCGGTGCGCTGACGTTACCGAGCGACAGCAACCGATCCCGCTGCAGTCCCGGATAGTTGATGTTGAGTTCCTCCTGAAGCAACGAGAACGCCGTCGCCTCGATCGCTTCCTGTAGTTCgcgttcttcctcctcctggatgacggccgctgccaccgccgctatCGTAGGATCCTGCACACGAGagtgagaaggaggaagagaaggtaaAGAGAACATATAGAATGTATCTGTTCTGTATTGTCACTGTCCTGGATGTCCTATTCCATTATGCATACGGTTCGCTGCACTTCCTTTGTTCGCATATGTCATTCACTCTTTTCCCTTCAATTGATTGCTGGCTCGGAACGTCATAATCCTTCGAATGAATCATCATCGCAATCGCATCGGTCGGAAATACAAAGTTCATTGCTGTCCTCAGTGGTTCGAAACAGCGCAAGATATGAAGATACGAAGAGCTGTGTGCGGTACTGTgagggttgtgtgtgtgtgtcgctcaaaaattcatcaaccaCAAACAAGCGCACCCCTAGGTCCGCCCTTCCGAAGGGCGAGCTCCTTCCGGTCTCGACCTTTTTGCTCTAACAAAAACAGAGACCGAGgaaaagagatagaaagagagagagagtgagagatatTCACGTTATGCTTTCTGGTTCTCCATCTGGAACCGCAAGCATATTGTGTCCGCCACCTAAGGGTTGCATCCCTTCGGAGAGGGTATAGCCATCGCCCGGGGGTGCAAATACGGAAAACATTCCGTCggtcacgctgctgctgtggtccgtgtgtgtgtgtgtgtgcgcgatggaTTCCAGGGTAAGGAGAAACagaggggacgacgacgaaagagaGTGCAACGTACTAGCGGCAACAAGCTCTGCTCAGGTCTCAGACCGTGATGTTATTGTTGCCGCTTGTTCAAAAgcaaccagacacacacacacacacacacaagcacaacgGCCAACAGTGGTGCACGTTCTGAGCACCGTCCTGTCCCTTCTCACCGAGAGTGAAAGCCGTGCCTGAGGTTAGGGGTGTAGCGAGTGAAACGTAAGCTCCGTAGGATCAACATGTTATGGAAACAATATGCTAATTGATGTTCCGACCTCAGCACCGACCCCACCGGACAACGCTACCTGCTGCTAGCGAATTTCCGGTTTCACTCTCTTCGTGTTCCGGCGTTCGCCGTTTCTCTTTCACTTCCCATTCTTTTTAA
The sequence above is a segment of the Anopheles darlingi chromosome 2, idAnoDarlMG_H_01, whole genome shotgun sequence genome. Coding sequences within it:
- the LOC125959494 gene encoding pneumococcal serine-rich repeat protein, which gives rise to MGKAARRSVASDPSSPTLLPPYHHYQHQPQQHHQQQPPSVPRRSREVHQPEHYYHPSSLSYSAYTAPASGSPSFASASSSSSSSSYWASGFGSESTEPLVSSEEAATIDEDSATATASLASSSTPAGPQLQAPRTATLQSASFGPSSLAPGRSSSSHEPADLGSGGSEPFFIHPSTTATPRHVTPEFSTNQTQVDRERERLRMEFYATYDVMTGVRIAATLGGFFGLMVFLVIYKSRTRSTAKALKDPTIAAVAAAVIQEEEERELQEAIEATAFSLLQEELNINYPGLQRDRLLSLGNVSAPPMLSRGRRMSSISGGYSSLLNPSRRFSYSSTRGHRNSVSVSSRVLSAYNMGGSFGQDDYVLESDGEEADDEFDQFTTTAEIGFPTNYLSVPSKCNESRRSSAMTCCSTESSFLERRCSAITLGLSSLPPISRSPSRQQSRDDTADWEPFYPGINIIEPTPKSSPCPSERIAHRTHDYERPSTSGNGTGGHQQRSAADRERERRRAEEQLLRPSATAVGARSAAPYADADSSIDCISEYPIGSGCLEDGFGYRQQRPPSTARHSSHLEDLSIATLRDARCGTAGTGQHPYSNSALIISSISSTTGHQGTNGVTVPVRRAPLASLSSFRMSSADCQDTEPKSCGSDSVFGDDSGADTDEDLQQFSTDSDELSLTMPYEEEEEEAVQQQEEKAVGEKGMRSGRSSALYRRQSTLAQGEDELELDNVASTTTFEVEHDDRRRPPHHQQQHPSVILELPILAIDEDDDPSSAAGSLSANDPCIPGPSRKWSKETLF